From a single Capra hircus breed San Clemente unplaced genomic scaffold, ASM170441v1, whole genome shotgun sequence genomic region:
- the TFE3 gene encoding transcription factor E3 isoform X1: MSHAAEPARDGVEASAEGPRAVFLLLEDRRPADSAQLLSLNSLLPESGIVADIELENVLDPDSFYELKSQPLSLRSSLPISLQATPATPATLSASSSAEGSRTPAMSSSSSSRVLLRQQLMRAQAQEQERRERREQASSFPSPAPASPAISVVGVSAGGHTLGRPPPAQVPREVLKVQTHLENPTRYHLQQARRQQVKQYLSTTLGPKLASQALTPPPGGASAQPLPTPEAAHAPGPTSSAPNSPMALLTIGSSSEKEVSGCRRPSHAPPTPASSNALLYFSQIDDVIDEIISLESSYNDEMLSYLPGGNTGLQLPSTLPVSGNLLDVYSNQGVATPAITVSNSCPAELPNIKREISETEAKALLKERQKKDNHNLIERRRRFNINDRIKELGTLIPKSSDPEMRWNKGTILKASVDYIRKLQKEQQRSKDLESRQRSLEQANRSLQLRIQELELQAQIHGLPVPPTPGLLSLAATSASDSLKPEQLDVEEEGRPGTAIFHAAGGLAQSAPHQQPPPPPSDALLDLHFPSDHLGDLGDPFHLGLEDILMEEEEGVVGGLSGGTLSPLRAASDPLLSSVSPAVSKASSRRSSFSMEEES; encoded by the exons ATGTCTCATGCGGCCGAGCCAGCTCGGGACGGCGTAGAGGCCAGCGCGGAGGGCCCTCGAGCCGTGTTCCTGTTGTTGGAGGACCGCAGGCCGGCCGACTCAGCCCAGCTGCTCAG CCTGAACTCTTTGCTTCCGGAGTCCGGGATTGTTGCTGACATCGAGTTAGAAAACGTCCTTGATCCAGACAGCTTCTACGAGCTCAAAAGCCAGCCCCTATCGCTACGCTCAAG CCTCCCAATATCACTGCAGGCCACCCCAGCCACCCCAGCTACACTCTCTGCATCATCTTCTGCAGAGGGCTCCAGGACCCCTGCCATGTCGTCCTCTTCTTCATCGCGGGTCTTGCTGCGGCAGCAGCTAATGCGGGCCCAGGCCCAGGAACAGGAGAGGCGTGAGCGTCGGGAACAGGCCTCTTCCTTCCCTAGTCCTGCACCTGCCTCTCCCGCCATCTCTGTGGTTGGCGTCTCTGCTGGGGGCCACACACTGGGTCGTCCTCCCCCAGCTCAGGTGCCCAGGGAGGTGCTCAAG GTGCAGACCCATCTGGAGAACCCAACACGCTATCATCTACAGCAGGCGCGCCGACAGCAGGTGAAACAGTACCTGTCCACCACACTTGGGCCCAAGCTGGCTTCCCAGGCCCTCACCCCACCACCAGGGGGTGCTAGTGCCCAGCCGCTCCCCACCCCCGAGGCTGCCCACGCTCCTGGCCCCACCAGCAGTGCTCCCAACAGCCCCATGGCGCTGCTCACCATCGGGTCTAGCTCAGAGAAGGAGGTGAGTGGCTGCAGACGACCCTCACATGCTCCCCCTACCCCAGCTTCTTCTAATGCTCTTCTGTATTTCTCCCAGATTGATGATGTAATCGATGAGATCATTAGCCTGGAGTCCAGTTACAATGATGAGATGCTCAGCTATCTGCCTGGGGGCAACACAGGGCTGCAGCTCCCCAGCACG CTGCCTGTATCGGGGAATCTGCTTGATGTGTATAGTAATCAGGGCGTAGCCACACCAGCCATCACTGTCAGCAACTCCTGTCCAGCTGAGCTGCCCAATATCAAACGGGAGATCTCTG AGACAGAGGCCAAGGCCCTTTTGAAGGAACGGCAGAAGAAAGACAATCACAACCTGA TTGAACGTCGCAGGCGATTCAACATTAACGACAGGATCAAGGAGTTGGGCACCCTCATCCCCAAGTCCAGTGACCC GGAGATGCGCTGGAACAAGGGCACCATCCTGAAAGCCTCCGTGGATTACATCCGCAAGTTGCAGAAGGAGCAACAGCGCTCCAAAGACCTGGAGAGCCGGCAGCGATCCCTGGAGCAAGCCAACCGCAGCCTGCAGCTCCGAATCCAG GAGCTGGAGCTGCAGGCCCAGATTCATGGTCTGCCGGTGCCTCCCACCCCAGGGCTGCTCTCGCTGGCTGCAACTTCAGCCTCTGACAGTCTCAAGCCAGAGCAGCTGGATGTTGAAGAGGAAGGCAGGCCAGGCACAGCAATTTTTCATGCAGCAGGGGGCCTTGCCCAAAGTGCTCCCCATCAgcagcccccaccaccaccctcggATGCACTTCTGGACCTGCACTTTCCCAGCGACCACCTGGGAGATCTGGGCGACCCCTTCCACCTGGGGCTGGAGGACATtctgatggaggaggaggagggggtggtggggggactgTCAGGGGGCACCCTGTCCCCACTGCGGGCTGCCTCTGATCCCCTGCTTTCTTCAGTATCCCCTGCAGTCTCCAAGGCCAGCAGTCGCCGCAGCAGCTTCAGCATGGAAGAGGAGTCCTGA
- the TFE3 gene encoding transcription factor E3 isoform X3, with product MSSSSSSRVLLRQQLMRAQAQEQERRERREQASSFPSPAPASPAISVVGVSAGGHTLGRPPPAQVPREVLKVQTHLENPTRYHLQQARRQQVKQYLSTTLGPKLASQALTPPPGGASAQPLPTPEAAHAPGPTSSAPNSPMALLTIGSSSEKEVSGCRRPSHAPPTPASSNALLYFSQIDDVIDEIISLESSYNDEMLSYLPGGNTGLQLPSTLPVSGNLLDVYSNQGVATPAITVSNSCPAELPNIKREISETEAKALLKERQKKDNHNLIERRRRFNINDRIKELGTLIPKSSDPEMRWNKGTILKASVDYIRKLQKEQQRSKDLESRQRSLEQANRSLQLRIQELELQAQIHGLPVPPTPGLLSLAATSASDSLKPEQLDVEEEGRPGTAIFHAAGGLAQSAPHQQPPPPPSDALLDLHFPSDHLGDLGDPFHLGLEDILMEEEEGVVGGLSGGTLSPLRAASDPLLSSVSPAVSKASSRRSSFSMEEES from the exons ATGTCGTCCTCTTCTTCATCGCGGGTCTTGCTGCGGCAGCAGCTAATGCGGGCCCAGGCCCAGGAACAGGAGAGGCGTGAGCGTCGGGAACAGGCCTCTTCCTTCCCTAGTCCTGCACCTGCCTCTCCCGCCATCTCTGTGGTTGGCGTCTCTGCTGGGGGCCACACACTGGGTCGTCCTCCCCCAGCTCAGGTGCCCAGGGAGGTGCTCAAG GTGCAGACCCATCTGGAGAACCCAACACGCTATCATCTACAGCAGGCGCGCCGACAGCAGGTGAAACAGTACCTGTCCACCACACTTGGGCCCAAGCTGGCTTCCCAGGCCCTCACCCCACCACCAGGGGGTGCTAGTGCCCAGCCGCTCCCCACCCCCGAGGCTGCCCACGCTCCTGGCCCCACCAGCAGTGCTCCCAACAGCCCCATGGCGCTGCTCACCATCGGGTCTAGCTCAGAGAAGGAGGTGAGTGGCTGCAGACGACCCTCACATGCTCCCCCTACCCCAGCTTCTTCTAATGCTCTTCTGTATTTCTCCCAGATTGATGATGTAATCGATGAGATCATTAGCCTGGAGTCCAGTTACAATGATGAGATGCTCAGCTATCTGCCTGGGGGCAACACAGGGCTGCAGCTCCCCAGCACG CTGCCTGTATCGGGGAATCTGCTTGATGTGTATAGTAATCAGGGCGTAGCCACACCAGCCATCACTGTCAGCAACTCCTGTCCAGCTGAGCTGCCCAATATCAAACGGGAGATCTCTG AGACAGAGGCCAAGGCCCTTTTGAAGGAACGGCAGAAGAAAGACAATCACAACCTGA TTGAACGTCGCAGGCGATTCAACATTAACGACAGGATCAAGGAGTTGGGCACCCTCATCCCCAAGTCCAGTGACCC GGAGATGCGCTGGAACAAGGGCACCATCCTGAAAGCCTCCGTGGATTACATCCGCAAGTTGCAGAAGGAGCAACAGCGCTCCAAAGACCTGGAGAGCCGGCAGCGATCCCTGGAGCAAGCCAACCGCAGCCTGCAGCTCCGAATCCAG GAGCTGGAGCTGCAGGCCCAGATTCATGGTCTGCCGGTGCCTCCCACCCCAGGGCTGCTCTCGCTGGCTGCAACTTCAGCCTCTGACAGTCTCAAGCCAGAGCAGCTGGATGTTGAAGAGGAAGGCAGGCCAGGCACAGCAATTTTTCATGCAGCAGGGGGCCTTGCCCAAAGTGCTCCCCATCAgcagcccccaccaccaccctcggATGCACTTCTGGACCTGCACTTTCCCAGCGACCACCTGGGAGATCTGGGCGACCCCTTCCACCTGGGGCTGGAGGACATtctgatggaggaggaggagggggtggtggggggactgTCAGGGGGCACCCTGTCCCCACTGCGGGCTGCCTCTGATCCCCTGCTTTCTTCAGTATCCCCTGCAGTCTCCAAGGCCAGCAGTCGCCGCAGCAGCTTCAGCATGGAAGAGGAGTCCTGA
- the TFE3 gene encoding transcription factor E3 isoform X2, producing MSHAAEPARDGVEASAEGPRAVFLLLEDRRPADSAQLLSLNSLLPESGIVADIELENVLDPDSFYELKSQPLSLRSSLPISLQATPATPATLSASSSAEGSRTPAMSSSSSSRVLLRQQLMRAQAQEQERRERREQASSFPSPAPASPAISVVGVSAGGHTLGRPPPAQVPREVLKVQTHLENPTRYHLQQARRQQVKQYLSTTLGPKLASQALTPPPGGASAQPLPTPEAAHAPGPTSSAPNSPMALLTIGSSSEKEIDDVIDEIISLESSYNDEMLSYLPGGNTGLQLPSTLPVSGNLLDVYSNQGVATPAITVSNSCPAELPNIKREISETEAKALLKERQKKDNHNLIERRRRFNINDRIKELGTLIPKSSDPEMRWNKGTILKASVDYIRKLQKEQQRSKDLESRQRSLEQANRSLQLRIQELELQAQIHGLPVPPTPGLLSLAATSASDSLKPEQLDVEEEGRPGTAIFHAAGGLAQSAPHQQPPPPPSDALLDLHFPSDHLGDLGDPFHLGLEDILMEEEEGVVGGLSGGTLSPLRAASDPLLSSVSPAVSKASSRRSSFSMEEES from the exons ATGTCTCATGCGGCCGAGCCAGCTCGGGACGGCGTAGAGGCCAGCGCGGAGGGCCCTCGAGCCGTGTTCCTGTTGTTGGAGGACCGCAGGCCGGCCGACTCAGCCCAGCTGCTCAG CCTGAACTCTTTGCTTCCGGAGTCCGGGATTGTTGCTGACATCGAGTTAGAAAACGTCCTTGATCCAGACAGCTTCTACGAGCTCAAAAGCCAGCCCCTATCGCTACGCTCAAG CCTCCCAATATCACTGCAGGCCACCCCAGCCACCCCAGCTACACTCTCTGCATCATCTTCTGCAGAGGGCTCCAGGACCCCTGCCATGTCGTCCTCTTCTTCATCGCGGGTCTTGCTGCGGCAGCAGCTAATGCGGGCCCAGGCCCAGGAACAGGAGAGGCGTGAGCGTCGGGAACAGGCCTCTTCCTTCCCTAGTCCTGCACCTGCCTCTCCCGCCATCTCTGTGGTTGGCGTCTCTGCTGGGGGCCACACACTGGGTCGTCCTCCCCCAGCTCAGGTGCCCAGGGAGGTGCTCAAG GTGCAGACCCATCTGGAGAACCCAACACGCTATCATCTACAGCAGGCGCGCCGACAGCAGGTGAAACAGTACCTGTCCACCACACTTGGGCCCAAGCTGGCTTCCCAGGCCCTCACCCCACCACCAGGGGGTGCTAGTGCCCAGCCGCTCCCCACCCCCGAGGCTGCCCACGCTCCTGGCCCCACCAGCAGTGCTCCCAACAGCCCCATGGCGCTGCTCACCATCGGGTCTAGCTCAGAGAAGGAG ATTGATGATGTAATCGATGAGATCATTAGCCTGGAGTCCAGTTACAATGATGAGATGCTCAGCTATCTGCCTGGGGGCAACACAGGGCTGCAGCTCCCCAGCACG CTGCCTGTATCGGGGAATCTGCTTGATGTGTATAGTAATCAGGGCGTAGCCACACCAGCCATCACTGTCAGCAACTCCTGTCCAGCTGAGCTGCCCAATATCAAACGGGAGATCTCTG AGACAGAGGCCAAGGCCCTTTTGAAGGAACGGCAGAAGAAAGACAATCACAACCTGA TTGAACGTCGCAGGCGATTCAACATTAACGACAGGATCAAGGAGTTGGGCACCCTCATCCCCAAGTCCAGTGACCC GGAGATGCGCTGGAACAAGGGCACCATCCTGAAAGCCTCCGTGGATTACATCCGCAAGTTGCAGAAGGAGCAACAGCGCTCCAAAGACCTGGAGAGCCGGCAGCGATCCCTGGAGCAAGCCAACCGCAGCCTGCAGCTCCGAATCCAG GAGCTGGAGCTGCAGGCCCAGATTCATGGTCTGCCGGTGCCTCCCACCCCAGGGCTGCTCTCGCTGGCTGCAACTTCAGCCTCTGACAGTCTCAAGCCAGAGCAGCTGGATGTTGAAGAGGAAGGCAGGCCAGGCACAGCAATTTTTCATGCAGCAGGGGGCCTTGCCCAAAGTGCTCCCCATCAgcagcccccaccaccaccctcggATGCACTTCTGGACCTGCACTTTCCCAGCGACCACCTGGGAGATCTGGGCGACCCCTTCCACCTGGGGCTGGAGGACATtctgatggaggaggaggagggggtggtggggggactgTCAGGGGGCACCCTGTCCCCACTGCGGGCTGCCTCTGATCCCCTGCTTTCTTCAGTATCCCCTGCAGTCTCCAAGGCCAGCAGTCGCCGCAGCAGCTTCAGCATGGAAGAGGAGTCCTGA